One Synechococcus sp. CC9605 genomic window carries:
- a CDS encoding 4a-hydroxytetrahydrobiopterin dehydratase — protein MNQWQERKRPVCLECRFEFESYDATRDFLDKLGEHSEATQRYPDISFGRTYVNITIRPEDDGTEAQLSEADRVFAAEIDALLS, from the coding sequence ATGAATCAGTGGCAGGAGCGGAAACGACCCGTATGCCTCGAGTGTCGTTTCGAGTTTGAGAGCTACGACGCCACAAGGGATTTTCTCGACAAGCTCGGCGAGCACAGCGAGGCGACCCAGCGCTATCCCGACATCAGCTTCGGGCGCACCTACGTGAACATCACGATTCGGCCGGAGGATGACGGCACCGAGGCTCAGTTGAGCGAAGCGGATCGGGTCTTTGCCGCAGAGATCGATGCCCTCCTCAGTTGA
- a CDS encoding DUF4278 domain-containing protein, whose translation MTALLYRGHSYEAQAASPKACVELTYRREHYNTCREEVAHNAPPSLTYRGVSYAK comes from the coding sequence ATGACTGCTCTTCTCTATAGAGGTCACTCCTACGAAGCTCAAGCAGCCTCGCCCAAAGCTTGTGTCGAGCTGACCTACCGCCGCGAGCACTACAACACCTGCCGCGAAGAAGTCGCTCACAACGCTCCTCCAAGCCTGACCTACCGCGGCGTTTCCTACGCCAAGTGA
- a CDS encoding DUF1651 domain-containing protein, with protein MGSEGFIQDPATKETKRFHRDEKSWIRDPKVFVDTGVPIPGEPPLLKTRIHLRREAAEQLWRELHRVGWQQVEPCWGASAEP; from the coding sequence ATGGGATCAGAGGGCTTCATCCAAGATCCGGCGACCAAAGAAACGAAGCGGTTTCACCGGGACGAGAAGAGCTGGATCAGAGATCCAAAGGTCTTTGTCGACACGGGTGTTCCCATCCCTGGCGAGCCACCACTCCTCAAGACCCGTATACACCTGCGAAGGGAGGCTGCAGAGCAGCTCTGGAGGGAGTTGCATCGTGTTGGCTGGCAGCAAGTAGAACCTTGTTGGGGCGCTTCTGCTGAGCCATAG
- a CDS encoding DUF4079 domain-containing protein has protein sequence MGLLHPVLMILFVYPVVGATIRLGILAREKRLNLNPIADTVPVEHAQHGAWVTGGVLVSVLIGLGHSLWGSHPLGLMLTGSAVMFSFGRLLATRMVWQRFLWASASAAGLLLLGLQPAVERFSDVPWSPLFWQSHFWMGLLLTTLLLNSISLQPLIGHSTCARRIHISSNLLVALLLAMQAISGTRNLVLG, from the coding sequence ATGGGGCTGCTGCATCCGGTGCTGATGATCCTGTTCGTCTACCCCGTCGTAGGCGCCACGATCCGGCTGGGAATTCTGGCGCGGGAAAAACGATTGAATCTCAACCCGATCGCCGACACGGTGCCGGTGGAGCACGCGCAGCATGGGGCCTGGGTCACCGGCGGGGTGCTGGTGTCAGTGCTGATCGGCCTGGGCCACAGCCTCTGGGGCAGCCATCCCCTGGGTCTGATGCTCACCGGCAGCGCTGTGATGTTCAGCTTCGGACGCCTGCTGGCGACCCGGATGGTCTGGCAGCGCTTTCTCTGGGCTAGCGCCAGTGCAGCAGGCCTGCTTTTGCTGGGGCTGCAACCGGCAGTGGAGCGATTCAGCGATGTTCCCTGGAGCCCCCTGTTCTGGCAGTCGCATTTCTGGATGGGCCTGTTGCTCACCACCCTGTTGCTGAACTCCATTTCGCTGCAGCCCTTGATTGGACATTCCACGTGTGCCAGACGCATTCACATCAGCAGCAATCTTCTGGTGGCCTTGCTGCTTGCCATGCAAGCGATCTCTGGCACCAGAAACCTTGTGTTGGGCTGA
- a CDS encoding nucleoside triphosphate pyrophosphatase gives MLASASPARRRLLEQAGIPHQVRVSGVDEDQIQHAEPVELVKLLAQAKAQAVAQRLDPSGDAEITAVLGCDSVLSFEGQVFGKPSGPVEAIERWQRMAGSCGSLLTGHCLIRRRQPEVLACVETLVRFAPLSQAEIEAYVASGEPLQCAGGFALEGRGGLCIDGLDGCYSNVIGLSLPWLRTVL, from the coding sequence ATGCTTGCTTCTGCCTCGCCGGCGCGTCGCCGCTTGCTGGAGCAAGCGGGAATCCCGCATCAGGTGCGCGTCAGCGGTGTAGATGAGGACCAGATCCAGCATGCAGAGCCAGTAGAGCTAGTGAAATTGTTGGCTCAGGCCAAGGCTCAGGCTGTTGCTCAACGGCTTGATCCTTCGGGCGATGCCGAGATCACGGCTGTGCTGGGCTGTGATTCCGTGCTCAGTTTTGAAGGACAGGTGTTCGGCAAGCCCTCGGGGCCAGTCGAAGCGATCGAGCGTTGGCAGCGGATGGCTGGTAGCTGTGGATCTTTGCTGACGGGTCATTGTCTGATCCGACGCAGACAACCTGAGGTGTTGGCTTGTGTGGAGACGTTGGTGCGTTTTGCGCCGCTGAGTCAGGCCGAAATCGAGGCCTATGTGGCCAGTGGAGAACCGCTGCAATGTGCCGGTGGTTTTGCCCTCGAGGGCCGCGGCGGCCTTTGTATTGATGGCTTGGATGGTTGTTATTCCAACGTCATCGGACTCAGCCTCCCTTGGCTCCGAACCGTTTTGTGA
- a CDS encoding ERV1/ALR-related protein: protein MEGFTHKKFDRLFDGLKPSEITAAQMVDRARVNGAELTLQDLKGAIDAHRLREGAISLRDWRLLLALQVGDVALKAREAFALLDQDGDGLVELNALKRLIQLFEVSTQTSDAITIEIARDGSEYFDLQHLLDYLPEQFESHPRAFVGAHRSVDAHAATKKAASHGNGTAKHKSHILKGTSPLQMQIGWFRLIQGAAYRSFRESYSANSETHLRAYDLPYTISDFVRFVNAAVDLYLALGIVEDGAEEPFESLRTSVNRAEVALRNRMANWDSIPHTEAMLEAEGRIEEELQELDHHHQIVVVVIEVLLTAALHGHHPDQVTHEDLQSHELNRLRQLDDHREVAASLDHDKPTTSRTYHDTWQRVIVDADDERYAGSIMPTAYWYDEFMPLLLRASSVLSQDDISAWDDADDDVLNSWFAERHAAGEFDLYGHATEEAFQSRPLTIKRELKRAWELTRHYLNGVQKRREREEFGRESGFLCQYVAFLDLHVGRHDVEASEMRVSFPYYIGPATWRFIHTSAELIAAQPAEEQQASVDVFKAFFSALATMYPCPYCRFHLNRYVVRNREVSMYPIEYLLLGSAQASSNLEVSLQDKLDKVIDGSSLRLFLWKLHNTVSSSIARSEDWYHQDSGAIYTSRYWPSLDSELERAHTLGIDLIQRDRVQRIYGVAKSAAHLSVLRDELQVSLHADDMQQQEVIRTKAVGAIGAVEDAVLQSRFLHENYRYNPDLQLEPPHFSPAEEVLARSGQFTED, encoded by the coding sequence GTGGAAGGCTTCACACATAAAAAATTTGACCGTCTGTTCGATGGTCTGAAGCCCAGTGAGATCACGGCGGCTCAGATGGTTGACCGTGCGCGCGTGAATGGTGCTGAACTCACACTCCAGGATCTCAAGGGCGCGATTGACGCCCATCGTCTGCGAGAAGGTGCGATCAGCCTGCGGGATTGGCGCTTGCTGCTTGCCTTGCAGGTTGGAGATGTAGCTCTTAAAGCAAGGGAGGCTTTTGCCCTTCTGGATCAGGACGGCGACGGTTTGGTTGAACTGAATGCTCTAAAGAGGCTGATCCAGTTGTTCGAGGTCTCCACCCAGACGTCGGATGCCATCACGATCGAAATCGCGCGGGATGGTTCGGAATATTTTGATCTTCAGCATCTGCTCGACTACCTGCCGGAGCAATTCGAGTCCCATCCAAGGGCCTTTGTCGGAGCTCATCGGTCGGTGGACGCTCACGCTGCAACGAAGAAGGCGGCGTCCCATGGCAACGGGACTGCCAAGCACAAGTCCCACATTCTCAAGGGAACCTCTCCGCTGCAGATGCAGATCGGATGGTTTCGCCTGATTCAAGGAGCGGCTTACCGCAGCTTCCGTGAGAGTTATTCCGCCAATTCCGAAACTCATCTTCGTGCTTACGACCTGCCTTACACGATCTCTGATTTCGTTCGCTTCGTGAATGCGGCTGTTGACCTCTACCTCGCACTCGGAATTGTGGAGGACGGTGCAGAAGAGCCCTTCGAAAGCCTACGGACGTCTGTGAACAGGGCGGAGGTTGCCTTGCGGAACCGCATGGCGAACTGGGACTCCATTCCTCACACGGAGGCGATGCTTGAGGCGGAGGGCAGGATTGAGGAGGAATTGCAGGAACTGGATCATCACCACCAGATCGTGGTTGTGGTGATTGAGGTGCTCTTAACGGCGGCATTGCATGGTCATCATCCAGATCAGGTCACCCATGAGGATCTGCAGAGCCATGAGCTGAACCGCTTGCGCCAACTTGATGATCATCGGGAAGTCGCCGCATCACTGGACCACGACAAACCGACCACGTCCCGTACGTACCACGACACTTGGCAGCGGGTGATCGTTGACGCCGACGACGAGCGTTATGCCGGTTCAATCATGCCCACGGCCTACTGGTACGACGAGTTCATGCCGTTGCTGCTCCGCGCCAGCTCAGTTCTGAGTCAGGACGACATTTCCGCTTGGGATGATGCTGACGATGACGTTCTCAATAGCTGGTTCGCGGAACGTCATGCTGCAGGCGAATTTGATCTTTACGGCCACGCGACTGAAGAGGCATTCCAGTCCCGTCCCTTGACAATCAAGAGAGAACTCAAACGCGCTTGGGAGCTCACACGTCATTACCTCAATGGTGTTCAGAAACGACGTGAGCGGGAGGAGTTTGGCCGTGAGTCCGGTTTTTTATGTCAGTACGTCGCGTTTCTCGATCTGCATGTCGGGCGTCACGACGTTGAAGCCAGCGAGATGCGGGTGAGCTTCCCTTATTACATCGGTCCGGCCACTTGGCGTTTCATCCACACCAGTGCGGAACTGATTGCAGCCCAACCTGCTGAAGAGCAACAGGCTTCGGTTGATGTGTTCAAAGCCTTCTTCTCTGCTTTGGCCACGATGTACCCATGCCCATACTGTCGTTTCCATCTCAACCGTTATGTGGTGCGCAACCGCGAGGTTTCGATGTATCCGATCGAGTACCTGCTGCTGGGATCCGCTCAGGCGAGCTCAAACCTTGAAGTGTCTTTACAGGACAAACTGGACAAGGTGATCGATGGGAGCTCCCTGCGTCTGTTCCTCTGGAAGCTGCACAACACCGTGTCGTCGTCAATCGCGCGTAGTGAGGATTGGTATCACCAGGATTCCGGGGCGATCTATACCTCTAGATACTGGCCCAGCCTGGATTCTGAGCTTGAGCGTGCCCACACTCTCGGCATTGACCTGATTCAACGCGATCGCGTTCAGCGCATTTACGGTGTGGCGAAAAGTGCAGCCCATCTTTCGGTGTTGCGCGATGAACTGCAGGTGTCGCTGCATGCCGATGATATGCAGCAGCAGGAGGTCATTCGCACCAAGGCGGTTGGAGCTATCGGTGCAGTTGAGGATGCCGTGCTTCAGTCCCGCTTCCTTCATGAGAATTACCGCTACAACCCTGATCTGCAGTTGGAGCCGCCCCATTTCAGCCCTGCTGAAGAGGTCCTGGCCCGCAGCGGTCAGTTCACAGAGGACTGA
- a CDS encoding chloride channel protein, which translates to MTRLRLSLMALLTGALSGAGVAVVMGWIDGLSQLLWGDPVLEGLDRGLPLGWSLLICGGSGLILSLLHRPGPNTLLPELRDTLSDLRDPDHAPKRDEVRGLLGAALAQIGGGCIGPEALMSRMAALISQRIWRGRDQKLQEATVAGSLALFGAPLLGGAVVGEASHPKSRRQTFLDRWLPGSLGGVAGFAAFHGIGAASGGSLQRLPYIWPSNLGEDLGTLSAGLLGGVVGCGLGWLLLRWQGWLEQRKLLALWPWWPLLTGLLLGACMHWLPLVPFAGEDQLRPLLEGQNSTEAWVLLLSAIVKLLMLGLCLETGWRGGVFFPLFLVACALGMGLHLLLPDLGSLGSWCGALTGALYRFVLPTPLAVLVLGIALLQGHGTAGLLVGLAMAQLIRGRAVLDGGPPLRP; encoded by the coding sequence GTGACTCGCCTTCGCCTCAGCCTGATGGCCCTGCTCACCGGTGCTTTAAGTGGCGCCGGTGTTGCTGTGGTGATGGGTTGGATCGACGGCTTGAGCCAGCTGCTCTGGGGAGATCCGGTGCTCGAGGGCTTGGATCGCGGCCTTCCCCTGGGCTGGTCGCTGTTGATCTGCGGCGGCAGCGGCTTGATCCTTTCTCTGCTGCATCGCCCCGGCCCCAACACTTTGTTGCCTGAGCTGCGGGACACCCTGAGTGATCTGCGTGATCCCGACCACGCTCCAAAACGCGATGAAGTTCGCGGCCTTCTCGGCGCAGCACTGGCCCAGATCGGGGGAGGATGCATCGGGCCTGAGGCTCTGATGAGCCGCATGGCCGCCCTGATCAGCCAAAGAATCTGGCGTGGTCGTGACCAGAAGCTGCAGGAGGCGACGGTGGCAGGGAGCCTGGCCTTGTTCGGAGCTCCACTGCTGGGGGGTGCTGTTGTTGGTGAAGCCTCTCACCCAAAAAGCCGGAGGCAAACCTTCCTCGACCGCTGGTTGCCCGGCAGCCTCGGCGGTGTGGCCGGGTTTGCCGCCTTCCACGGCATCGGTGCTGCCAGCGGGGGATCGCTGCAACGGCTTCCTTACATTTGGCCCAGCAACCTGGGAGAAGATCTCGGCACCCTCAGCGCAGGTTTGTTGGGGGGAGTGGTCGGTTGCGGCCTGGGCTGGCTGTTGCTGCGATGGCAAGGCTGGCTGGAGCAGCGCAAACTCCTGGCCCTATGGCCCTGGTGGCCGCTGCTGACCGGCCTGCTGTTGGGCGCTTGCATGCACTGGTTGCCCTTGGTTCCCTTCGCTGGGGAAGACCAGCTGAGGCCCCTGCTGGAAGGCCAGAACTCAACTGAGGCCTGGGTGCTGCTTCTCTCGGCGATCGTGAAACTGCTGATGCTTGGCCTTTGCCTGGAAACCGGCTGGCGCGGAGGGGTGTTCTTCCCCTTGTTCCTGGTGGCCTGCGCACTCGGGATGGGACTTCACCTGCTGCTGCCGGATCTCGGAAGCCTGGGCAGTTGGTGCGGCGCCCTCACGGGTGCGTTGTACCGCTTCGTGCTGCCTACTCCCTTGGCGGTTCTCGTGCTCGGGATTGCCCTCCTGCAGGGCCATGGCACAGCCGGCCTGCTGGTGGGCCTCGCCATGGCGCAGCTGATCAGGGGCCGTGCTGTTCTGGATGGTGGCCCTCCACTTCGCCCTTGA
- a CDS encoding 2Fe-2S iron-sulfur cluster-binding protein, translating into MTSIPVRWPDGRITHETIGQDWLVAASGAGISIPTGCLGGSCGACEIDVNGKTVRACISTVPASKSAKLRVEFAADPHW; encoded by the coding sequence ATGACCTCGATTCCTGTGCGCTGGCCCGATGGGCGCATCACCCACGAAACCATTGGCCAGGACTGGTTGGTGGCCGCTAGTGGAGCGGGCATCAGCATTCCCACCGGTTGCCTAGGGGGCAGCTGCGGGGCCTGCGAGATCGACGTGAACGGCAAGACGGTGCGTGCCTGCATCAGCACCGTTCCGGCGTCGAAATCAGCGAAACTCAGGGTTGAATTCGCCGCCGACCCGCACTGGTGA
- the cbbX gene encoding CbbX protein — MPSSVDLASAYAESGVAEVLDQLDRELIGLAPVKTRIREIAALLLVDQARQQLELPSTAPSLHMSFTGHPGTGKTTVAQRMSQILHRLGYLRKGHVVTATRDDLVGQYVGHTAPKTKEMLKRAQGGVLFIDEAYYLYKPDNERDYGAEAIEILLQEMESRRSDVVVIFAGYRDRMETFYSSNPGLSSRVAHHLDFPDYSDDELMAIAGLLLEAQHYQFSADAEAAFSDYVSRRRQMPFFANARSVRNALDRARLRQANRLFSRMGEALTKQDLTTIEEADILASRVFKGEVEGHHPEQHGP, encoded by the coding sequence ATGCCCTCCTCAGTTGATCTGGCTTCGGCCTACGCCGAATCCGGTGTGGCTGAGGTGTTGGACCAACTGGACCGTGAACTGATCGGCCTTGCTCCGGTGAAGACGCGGATCCGAGAGATTGCTGCGCTGCTGCTGGTGGATCAGGCGCGGCAGCAACTGGAGTTGCCCAGCACGGCGCCCAGTTTGCACATGTCGTTCACCGGCCATCCCGGCACCGGCAAGACCACCGTGGCGCAGCGGATGTCCCAAATTCTGCATCGCCTGGGTTACCTCCGAAAAGGCCATGTGGTGACGGCCACCCGCGACGATCTTGTGGGTCAGTACGTGGGTCACACCGCCCCAAAAACCAAGGAGATGCTCAAGCGCGCCCAGGGTGGTGTGCTGTTCATCGATGAGGCCTATTACCTCTACAAGCCAGACAACGAACGCGATTACGGCGCCGAAGCGATTGAGATTCTCTTGCAGGAGATGGAGAGCCGGCGCAGCGACGTTGTGGTGATCTTTGCGGGCTACAGAGATCGGATGGAGACCTTCTACAGCTCCAATCCAGGCTTGTCCTCAAGGGTGGCGCACCATCTCGATTTTCCGGATTACAGCGACGACGAGTTGATGGCGATCGCAGGCCTGCTCCTCGAGGCCCAGCATTACCAGTTCAGTGCCGATGCCGAGGCGGCGTTCTCCGACTACGTCTCGCGCCGGCGTCAGATGCCTTTCTTCGCCAATGCGCGCTCGGTTCGCAATGCCCTGGACCGGGCCCGTCTGCGCCAGGCCAACCGGTTGTTTTCGCGGATGGGTGAAGCCCTCACCAAGCAGGATCTCACCACGATTGAGGAGGCCGATATCCTGGCCAGCCGTGTGTTCAAGGGCGAAGTGGAGGGCCACCATCCAGAACAGCACGGCCCCTGA
- a CDS encoding ZIP family metal transporter, with protein sequence MSAFFLALSAGMLIALLSYDLVQEAYRLAGNGVMLFGFMTGLLVYIGANQIVAHSGVGRRCSANCGGISNLTPLQKKERKTAMALVIGAALDGIPESMSIGISFLDNPLVSGSVILAVAVANIPEGLASGAGLKRSGVSRLRILSVWLGVVVVSVLSAGLAFVVLRDAPDSFKAFITAFAGGGVMAMTFQAVIPEAYEEIRDWLSVVGGSGFAIAFTVSHLFH encoded by the coding sequence GTGAGTGCTTTTTTCCTGGCCTTAAGCGCCGGGATGCTGATTGCGCTGCTCTCGTATGACCTTGTTCAGGAGGCCTACCGACTCGCTGGAAATGGGGTCATGCTTTTCGGCTTCATGACCGGTTTGTTGGTCTACATCGGAGCGAATCAGATCGTTGCTCACTCAGGGGTAGGGCGTCGATGTTCAGCCAATTGCGGCGGCATCAGCAATCTCACGCCTCTTCAAAAGAAGGAGCGCAAAACCGCCATGGCACTGGTTATCGGCGCTGCTCTGGATGGCATTCCTGAATCGATGAGTATCGGCATCTCTTTTCTGGACAATCCGCTGGTCAGCGGCTCCGTGATCCTGGCTGTTGCAGTAGCCAACATCCCTGAAGGCCTCGCCAGCGGTGCAGGGCTGAAGCGCAGTGGAGTTTCACGACTGCGCATCCTCTCAGTCTGGCTCGGTGTGGTGGTTGTGAGTGTGTTGTCTGCAGGGCTCGCTTTTGTGGTGTTAAGAGATGCACCGGACTCCTTCAAGGCGTTCATCACAGCCTTTGCAGGCGGTGGTGTAATGGCCATGACCTTTCAGGCCGTCATTCCAGAGGCTTATGAGGAAATTCGGGATTGGCTGAGCGTGGTTGGGGGAAGTGGTTTCGCGATCGCGTTCACCGTCTCACATCTTTTTCACTAG
- a CDS encoding Npun_F0494 family protein, with protein MSTRTHRRTTLRRLPGTGGLAIAHPTDLLDRRSRDRARRAIGCLPFSEALYRDLQQQGLDAGDLWSEPSRYGRKTHWFRNSEALEDDLRWLISVGVLRREVDGQGLTSRFRLTPLGRQLLDDDPALLQRSIPLLERMRHSLRRHWPL; from the coding sequence ATGAGCACGAGAACACACCGCAGAACAACGCTCCGTAGGCTGCCAGGGACGGGAGGCCTCGCCATCGCTCACCCCACCGACCTGCTGGATCGACGCAGCCGTGACCGGGCCCGCCGGGCCATTGGATGCCTGCCTTTCTCTGAAGCCCTGTACAGGGATCTTCAGCAGCAGGGCCTGGATGCTGGTGACCTCTGGAGCGAACCCAGTCGCTACGGCCGCAAGACGCACTGGTTCCGCAACAGCGAAGCCCTCGAAGACGACCTGCGTTGGCTGATCAGCGTGGGCGTGCTGCGCCGGGAAGTGGATGGGCAAGGGCTAACCAGCCGCTTCAGGCTCACCCCCCTGGGTCGGCAACTGCTCGATGACGACCCTGCACTCCTGCAGCGTTCGATTCCGTTGCTGGAACGTATGCGTCACAGCCTGCGTCGGCACTGGCCGCTGTGA
- a CDS encoding CO2 hydration protein: MTPTIASPVQPPVLPDQEELIRCLLSDTPLLKDTPDHLLQVVNVLESYGLVLDAYSKNLVDQGEQQMLNPFPVFRFFHEGFNLKRLWTHLMGDRINFEYAEYCQKAMFWHGSGGLDAYLDTPEFAEACQRIIKLKSARDPLLALNNRLYPDFAPEAIRSLTTIYCLGLFWRVMSDIFVDLARRYAIKEVTCVNDVVHHIRDGLVAAAGSPIEYKVTIGGEEIWVLPPEAGLTFLVDVAVPYVEAVFFRGMPFLGMVSYNAQARQISPDISDFKYGALYADPIPSMGAGIPPSLCMQDMYRHLPEELSLWYDDNGRGQADVHVQICVSFQKSMFCVTNAAIAGTMPHPLDTDDPEQQAANRAYAEAWSGRLMGCQRVALL; this comes from the coding sequence ATGACCCCGACAATCGCATCCCCCGTTCAACCTCCGGTGCTTCCCGATCAGGAGGAGTTGATCCGTTGTTTGCTCAGCGACACGCCGCTGCTCAAGGACACCCCCGACCATCTGCTGCAGGTGGTGAACGTGCTCGAGAGCTATGGCCTGGTTCTCGATGCCTACAGCAAGAACCTGGTGGATCAGGGTGAGCAGCAGATGCTCAACCCTTTCCCGGTGTTCCGCTTTTTCCACGAGGGGTTCAACCTCAAGCGCCTCTGGACCCATCTGATGGGGGATCGGATCAACTTCGAGTACGCCGAGTACTGCCAGAAGGCGATGTTCTGGCATGGCAGCGGCGGGCTGGATGCCTACCTCGATACGCCTGAATTCGCCGAGGCTTGCCAGCGGATCATCAAGCTCAAGTCGGCGCGCGACCCCCTACTGGCCCTGAACAATCGCCTCTATCCAGACTTCGCCCCGGAGGCCATCCGTTCGCTCACCACGATCTACTGCCTCGGTCTGTTCTGGCGGGTGATGAGCGACATCTTTGTTGACCTGGCCCGCCGCTATGCGATCAAGGAAGTCACCTGCGTCAACGATGTGGTGCATCACATCCGTGATGGTTTGGTAGCAGCGGCTGGAAGCCCGATTGAATACAAGGTGACGATCGGTGGTGAAGAGATCTGGGTCCTCCCCCCCGAGGCGGGTCTCACCTTTCTCGTGGATGTGGCGGTGCCCTACGTGGAGGCCGTGTTCTTCCGCGGCATGCCCTTCCTCGGCATGGTGTCCTACAACGCCCAAGCCCGCCAGATCTCGCCGGACATCAGTGATTTCAAGTACGGCGCCCTTTACGCCGATCCAATTCCCAGCATGGGTGCGGGCATTCCCCCAAGCCTCTGCATGCAGGACATGTACCGCCACCTGCCCGAGGAACTGAGCCTCTGGTACGACGACAACGGTCGTGGGCAGGCGGATGTGCACGTGCAGATCTGCGTCAGCTTCCAGAAGTCGATGTTCTGCGTCACCAATGCCGCCATCGCCGGCACGATGCCGCATCCGCTGGACACCGATGACCCTGAGCAGCAGGCCGCCAATCGGGCCTATGCCGAGGCCTGGTCTGGACGCTTGATGGGCTGCCAGCGGGTGGCGCTCCTCTAG
- a CDS encoding cobyric acid synthase, which translates to MVLGTSSGAGKSLMTAALCRVLQRRGEQALPFKGQNMSNNAWVDADGGEMAYSQAMQAWAAGLEPCCSMNPVLLKPRGDSTSEVIHGGQSVGIARAEHYYRDWFRPGWKAIRTGLMQLQQQWPQGRLVLEGAGSPVEVNLQRRDLTNLRLAQYLRANCLLVADIERGGVFAQIVGTLSLLRPVESPLIKGILINRFRGRRELFDEGRRWLEANTGVPVLGVMPWLNELFPPEDSLDLLERKPTRGATDLEIAVLRLPSLSNFSDLDPLEAEASLRLRWIQPGEPLGEPDAVILPGSKQTLRDLEAMNSCGLADQLRAYAQAGGSVLGICGGMQMLGRSLSDPEGLEGTDQRCSQNGLGLLPLETTFSGTKRLSQRSIDGLWPMETPLSGFELHYGTTIPDAGLQPLSSDPGLGWWAPGPKGSSVVGTYLHGLLDNGPWRRAWLNRLREQRGLQPLANDPKNHSAHRDLLLDRLADAFEQHVNLAPLLQP; encoded by the coding sequence ATGGTGCTGGGCACCTCCAGCGGTGCCGGCAAATCGCTGATGACGGCGGCACTGTGCCGGGTGCTCCAACGCCGCGGCGAACAGGCTCTGCCCTTCAAGGGCCAGAACATGAGCAACAACGCCTGGGTGGATGCCGATGGTGGCGAGATGGCCTATTCCCAAGCCATGCAGGCCTGGGCAGCGGGTCTTGAGCCCTGCTGCTCCATGAATCCCGTGCTGCTGAAACCCCGGGGAGACAGCACCAGTGAGGTGATCCATGGGGGCCAGAGCGTGGGAATCGCCCGCGCCGAGCACTACTACCGCGACTGGTTCCGCCCAGGGTGGAAGGCGATCCGCACCGGACTGATGCAGCTCCAGCAGCAATGGCCCCAAGGCCGGCTGGTGCTGGAGGGGGCGGGAAGCCCAGTGGAAGTGAACCTGCAGCGGCGCGACCTCACCAACCTGCGCCTGGCCCAGTACCTGCGGGCCAACTGCCTGTTGGTGGCCGACATTGAGCGCGGCGGCGTCTTTGCCCAGATCGTCGGGACACTCTCCCTTCTGCGACCGGTGGAAAGTCCGCTGATCAAGGGCATCCTGATCAACCGCTTCCGCGGCCGGCGCGAGCTGTTTGATGAGGGTCGCCGCTGGCTGGAGGCCAACACCGGGGTACCGGTGCTGGGAGTGATGCCCTGGCTCAACGAGCTGTTTCCACCAGAAGATTCCCTCGATCTACTGGAACGCAAACCCACCCGGGGAGCCACCGATCTGGAGATCGCTGTGCTGCGGTTGCCCTCCTTGAGCAACTTTTCCGATCTCGATCCACTCGAAGCCGAAGCCAGCCTGCGGCTGCGCTGGATTCAACCCGGAGAACCCCTGGGCGAGCCGGATGCCGTGATTCTTCCAGGTAGCAAACAGACGCTCCGGGATCTGGAGGCGATGAACAGCTGTGGGCTGGCCGATCAACTCAGGGCCTACGCCCAAGCGGGGGGATCCGTGCTGGGCATCTGCGGCGGGATGCAGATGCTGGGCAGAAGCCTGAGCGATCCGGAGGGGCTGGAGGGCACGGATCAGAGGTGCTCTCAGAACGGCTTGGGACTCCTGCCCCTGGAGACCACCTTCAGCGGAACCAAACGTCTGAGCCAGCGCAGCATCGATGGCCTTTGGCCCATGGAGACGCCGCTGAGCGGATTTGAACTGCACTACGGAACCACCATCCCGGATGCCGGTCTTCAGCCCCTGAGCAGTGACCCTGGTTTGGGGTGGTGGGCTCCAGGCCCGAAGGGTTCGAGCGTGGTGGGCACCTACCTGCACGGCTTGCTCGACAACGGCCCCTGGCGACGGGCCTGGCTCAACAGGCTTCGCGAGCAACGGGGGCTACAACCTTTGGCCAACGATCCCAAAAACCACAGCGCCCACCGTGATCTGTTGCTCGATCGCCTGGCCGATGCCTTCGAGCAACATGTGAACCTTGCTCCATTGCTCCAGCCATGA